The genomic window ACCGCCAGACCATCGTGATCACTGAGCTGCCCTACCAGGTGAACCCGGACAACCTGATCTCGAACATTGCTGATCAGATCCGCGACGGCAAGCTTGCCGGCATCTCTCGCATCGAGGACGAGTCCTCCGACCGCGTGGGTATGCGCATCGTGATTACGCTCAAGCGTGATGCTGTGCCGCGCGTGGTGCTGAATAACCTGTATAAGCACTCCCAGCTTCAAACCAACTTTGGCGCGAACATGCTCTCCATCGTCGATGGCGTGCCCCGCACCCTGCGCCTGGACCAGCAGTTGCGCCACTATGTGGCTCACCAGATCGACGTGATCGTGCGCCGCACCCAGTTCCGCCTGGACGAGGCCGAAAAGCGCGCACACATTCTGCGCGGCTTGGTGAAAGCGCTGGACATGCTCGACGAGGTTATCGCCTTGATCCGTGCCTCCCAGACCGTGGACATCGCCCGCACTGGGCTGATGGAGCTGCTGGATATTGATGAGATCCAAGCGGACGCCATCCTCGCCATGCAGCTTCGCCGCCTGGCTGCCCTGGAGCGCCAAAAGATCATCGATGAGCTGGCTGAAATCGAGCTGGAAATCGAGGATCTCAAGGACATCTTGGCGCGCCCGGAGCGCCAGCGTGAGATCGTCCGTGATGAGCTGCGTGAGATCGTCGAAAAGTATGGCGACGAGCGCCGCACCCAGATCGTTGCTGCTTCCGGCGAGGTGAGCGAGGAAGACCTCATCGCCCGCGAAAACGTGGTGGTCACCATCACTTCCACCGGTTACGCCAAGCGCACCAAGGTGGACGCTTACAAGTCGCAGCGTCGCGGCGGCAAGGGCGTGCGCGGAGCCGAGCTCAAGCAGGACGACGTGGTCCGCCACTTCTTTGTCAGCTCCACGCACGACTGGATCCTGTTCTTCACCAACTTCGGCCGCGTCTACCGCCTCAAGGCCTACGAGCTGCCGGAGGCGTCACGCACTGCCCGCGGCCAGCACGTTGCCAACCTGCTGGAATTCCAGCCAGAAGAGCGCATTGCCCAGGTAATCCAGCTCCAAAGCTACGAGGACGCCCCCTACCTGGTGCTCGCCACCGCTCAGGGTCGCGTGAAGAAGTCGCGCCTGTCCGACTACGAGTCCAACCGTTCCGGCGGCTTGATTGCCATCAACCTCAACGAAGGCGACAAGCTCATCGGCGCCGCCCTGTGCTCCAGCGATGATGACCTGCTGCTGGTGTCCGAGGAAGGCCAATCGCTGCGCTTCCGCGCCGACGACGAGCAACTGCGCCCCATGGGCCGCTCCACCGCCGGTGTGAAGGGCATGCGCTTCCGTGGCGACGATCAGCTCTTGGAAATGACCGTGGTCCGCGACGACGCCTTCCTGCTGGTGGCCACCTCTGGCGGCTACGGCAAGCGCACTGCCCTTGAGGAGTACCCAACCAAGGGGCGCGGCGGCTTGGGCATGCTCACCTTCAAGTACACCCCGAAGCGCGGCAAGCTCATTGGCGCACTCGTGGTGGACGAAGACGATGAGATTTTCGCCATCACCTCCGCCGGTGGTGTGATCCGCACCGAGGTGAACCAGATTCGCCCAAGCAGCCGTGCCACCATGGGTGTGCGCCTGGTCAATCTGCCTGATGACGTAGACCTGCTCGCCATCGACCGCAACGTTGAAGGCGAGGGCGAAGAGGAAGCCGAGGCCGTGGCTAAGGGCGAGAAGGAAGGCCCGAAGGACAAGGTGGCCGACAAGGCACAGCAGGCTCTTGATGTCGAGGGTGAGGAGTAAGCCGTGGCTATCAAGCGCAGCAGCCTTGTGCGCGTCTCCCCGAAATCAGCGTTGCTCAGCGCACTGGCACTCTCGCTTGTTGGATTTGCAGCGTGGATCATCTGCGTGAGCCTGCTGTACTTCGGCATGGACGCTGCGGGCGTGTTGGACAAAGCAAATTCCGTGATCGGCGGCGTAGGTGGCAAGCAGAGCATCACCTTTGGCCTCGTCATCACAACCGCAGCCATGCTGGGGGCAGTGGTGGCGGTGCTGAATACTCTGCTCGCCCCGGTGGCTGCCATCATTTACAACGCCTCTGTGGACGTTTTTGGTGGTCTACGTGTGTACGTGCGCGAAGAAGTGGACTAAGCTGAAACTTGCTTAGCTTTTCGACGCCAACGTGACCGCTAAAAACCGCTACTGAACAGGCGATTTGCTTAGTTGGGAACGGGATGTGTAAAGTTCTATCTCGTTCCCAGGGCCTATAGCTCAGTCGGTTAGAGCGCATCGCTGATAACGATGAGGTCGCAAGTTCGATTCTTGCTAGGCCCACAGGAACAAAGGGGCATTAGCTCAATTGGTAGAGCATCTGCTTTGCAAGCAGAAGGTCAGGAGTTCGATTCTCCTATGCTCCACAGCCCAAAATCCCGGCCACCGATGGTGGTCGGGATTTTCTTGTGCCCAGTGCGCACTCTTGGTAACCTGCGTCACATAAGCTCCCGCTAGAGGAAGGAATGTCATGAACAGCCAAGTGCCGTGGCACATTCGCTACAGCGTGGTGCCTAGCCTGATCATGGCTGCTTTAATTCTGGCTGTAGTGCTAACGGAAAGAGGTCTTCTAAGTAGCATGACCCTCGTATGGCTCATGCTTAGTTTGGCGCCTGCCTACATGGCGGCGTTAGCGTGGAATTCGATCCGCGTGATCAAGTACGAGCAGCGGAGTTAGTGCTGCCGCTTCTCGATCTCCTGGCGGCGGGTGGGGTAGAGCACTAAGAGATACACCAGCGTTGAAGCAGCGATAGCCACAATCCCGGAGACGTAATGCTCAAGCAGGACCAAGACGATGCCCGCGATCGCTAGCAGCGCATAGAGCAAACGAAACAGCAGCACCCGCGTGCTATCGGACATGGTGAGCAACCCTTCTCAGTACCGGCAAGGAAAACCTAAGGCCAATCTACAGCGTATTCCTCTGAGATTTTGGCCATGCGCCTACATCCGGCCGATGGGGAAAAGCTTTGAGGTTGTGAAAGGAAACACCCCTAGAAGGGGTGCACGGAGCCTTTCGGGACCGCGTGAAAGACCGAATAGTGGAGGGTAGATCCTTATTAAACTTCTCAAAGGAGGTAGTTTCACGTGAAACGTCTTATCCCAGCCCTTGCTGTTGTTTGTCTCTCGGTGGTGGCATGCTCAGGAGACTCTGAGGATTCAGCACCCTCAACCAAGTCACAGGTAACGGAAACGGTGACGTCGACAAGCGAAGAACCAACCACGACGGTCACAGTGACCCAGGACAGGGAGACCGTAGAGCAGCAGACAGTAACAGAAACGGTGGAGCCAGCACCCGCACCAGTGATGGGATATACCGAGGCGCCGGGACAGACCACTCCCACGCCCATGAATAAGGTCATTCAAAGTTGTGGCCAAAAAGGGCTACATGAGCGAGGCACGACCTTCTTCACCGATGGGACGTCCGGCTGGACCGAGCAGTGTGCAGCGGCGATGGAATAAGAAACAAAAACACCGTCACGGTGCATCACTGTGACGGTGTTCGTTTTTAGCACTGATCAGGCGTGCTCGTACTCCACCTTTGCCCAGGCGTGCAGTTCCTGAATCTGCGCGAGGGCGTAGTTTGTGAACAGGTGCGGGCGGGCGAGCATCTCGCCGCTTCGCAGGAACACAAATTCGGCGCATTCTGCCGGCTTCTTGCCTGCCGCGTGGGAAGCCCGTGCCTGCTGCATGTCTGCCAGATCCTTTGCCACATTGTGGGCGACGGTGGCGCGTGCAACCACCGCGAATGCAGCAGCTAGCAGGGCAATCACGCTGAGCATCGGGGCGAAGAAATAGGCGGCAGCAGCCACTGCAACGCACACCAGTGCAATGGGGGTAACTGACTTAATCAAAGGTTGTGCCTTCGTGGCACGCTCAGGCACTCCGACGGTGCGCTGAGTGTTCGCTTCATGCAAAGAAGCGGGTTGGCTCATGGTGTGATCCTTAGGAAAATCGCTGGGGTGGAAACGATGGGTTTTGCCAGGTAGGCGGAAAAACAGATGAAATAATAAGCCCAGCAACTGCCATGTAGCTAAGTTTCTAACGCCTCCTTGAATGTGGTGCTCGTTACACTGTTCTCATTAAAGCTGTGCGCTGCTTTTTCAGCCACAAAGCCAAAGGTGACACTCACAAAGCGTCCACCCATTCGGGGGTGATTTAGGCATTTAGCGCTGCCAAATTACTTCCTGTTGAGCGTTGCGAATGATGGCCGTGGGGGCGTCGAAAAGCGAAAGCTCCACCTCCAGGAAATCCTGGCCGCCGCGCTGTTGGACGCGGTAGCAGTAGCGCTCGTTTTCCAACTCAAGGGTCTCCACCGTGGCGTTCACCAACCAAGAGTGCTGGCGCCTCAAGGCGATGAGGGATTTCCACACGCCCAAGACTGAGGACTCGCCAGGCTCGGTCCATGAAGGACGCACAGCATCATCGCCGCCCATGCGCTCTTCCTTTACACCCTCCATACCCAGCTCGTCGCCATAGTAGATGGAAGGAATACCCGGCATGGTCAATAGCAGCACCGCTGCGAGCACTGCCTTATCTTGGCCCACCTTGCTAGCAATGCGCGTGACATCGTGATTGCCCACAAAGGTATTGGGAATGAAGTGCTCCAAGAACTCCATGTGGCGGCGAACTGACCACTCCAGCTCAAAAAAGTTCGCGTCATGCAGCGCGGACCAGCACGCCTTCCATAGCTCATATTGGGTGACGGAATCCATGCCGGATTCTTCGACGATGGCGGGATAATCCCCGTGGATCACCTCGCCGAGGATCCACGCATCGGGGTGTGCTTCACGTACCGGTGGGAGCACCTTTGCCCAGAATTCATTGCTCACCGAATATGCCGCGTCCAAACGCCAACCGCTGGCGCCTCGATCCAGCCAATACCTCATCACCTCAGCCACGTACGCCTGGCAGGCAGGATCTTCATGGCGCAGGCGCTTGAGATCGCCGTGGCCTTCAAACACACCTTCACCAATCAGCTCCGGGCGCACAAAACCTTCCGCTACGTGGCTAAATACCCCATCGAGCACCAAGGCGATGCCTTTTTCCTGGCAGTCAGCGACCAGGGCATCGAAGTCTTCCTCGGTGCCCAGACGCGGATCAATGCGCAGGTGGTCGATGGTGTCATATCCATGCGTCTGTGATGCGAAAATTGGCCCGAGCAGCAGGCCATTGCAGCCCAAAGCGATCAAGTAATCCAGGCTGCTGCGCAAGCGTGTAAGCCCGTCACCCTTTTCTTGCTCACCTCGAATATCCACCCCCGCGAATCCAAGCGGGTATACGTGCCAGAAAATTGCGTGGTCGATCCAGGCCATGAGCTTCTCCGATCAAAATAGGGGGCACTTCCATGTTAGGCACTTGCCATCATGCTCATCTGTAGTTGCCGCCGTGAACCCACGCTAGCCGCCGCGCCTGCCCTTGCCACCACGTAAACCCACTGCCCGCCAAGCACACTTTGAGTTTGGGAATGCACCCACTTTTGCGCGTTCCCACATAATCGGACATGCCCTCCAGAGCAGATGCACCCCAATCTAGGGGCGGGCATGCGCCCTGCTCAACGCTACTGAATCGATAAACAAGCAGCTCAGATACGTCGCGAGGGTTTGACCATCCCTATCCACTTAGGAAACGATAACGAGGTGAAAATCTTCCAAAAAGTGCTCGCAGTAGGTGTACTCGCCGCCGTCACGCTCAGCGGCTGCTCCGCCACCGGCGGCGCGCCCCGCAGCAATGGCGAAGGCGGCCAAGCAGGTGGCGTTGATACCCCCCGCTATGTAGTAGCCATGGTCACCCACGGCGCGCCGGGCGATACCTTCTGGGATCTGGTGCGCAAGGGCGCCGAGGATGCAGCCAAGAAAGACAACATTGAGCTGCGCTATTCCTCCGACCCCGAGGCCCCCAACCAAGCAAACCTGGTGCAATCAGCTATCGACGCCAAAGTGGATGGCATTGCTGTCACCATGCCCAATGCGCAGGCTATCGGACCCGCGGCGCAGAAAGCCGTGGACGCCGGCATCCCAACCGTTGGCTTGAACGCGGGGATGAACGAATACCAGAAATACGGTATTTCCTCCTTCTTCGGGCAAGACGAAAAGGTGGCAGGCACCCTCGCAGGTGAGCGCCTGGATAAGGAAGGTGCCAAGCACGTCCTGTGTGTGATCCACGAACAAGGCAATTCTTCCCAGGAGCAGCGCTGTGGCGGTGTCAAAGATGGGCTCAAGGGCGGCCAGATGGAGATCCTCTACGTCAACGGCAAGGATCTCACCAGTGTGCAGTCCACGGTGCAGGCAAAACTTTCGCAGGATAAGAGCATCGATTGGGTCATGGGCCTTGTGGCTCCCGTGGCGTTGACCAGCGTGGATGCGGTCAAGAACGCCGGAAGCCAAGCCAAGATCGCTACCTTCGACACCAACGCACAGTTGGTGCAGGCCATCAAAGACGGCGCCATCCAATTCGCCATCGATCAACAGCCCTATTTGCAAGGCTATCTGGCGGTAGATTCTCTCTGGTTGGCCAAGCGCAACGGCAGCGTGATCGGTGGCAACCGTCCTGTGTACACCGGACCGAGCTTTGTGGATGCCTCCAACGTGGATCAGATCGCCGAGGCGGCAACGGAGGGTCTGCGATGAGCCCAACTGAAACAAGCACCGATGATCGTCTTCCTGAGCGCACCCGCATGGCCAAGCTGATCCGCCGCCCGGAGCTTGCCAGCCTGCTTGGTGCCATCGCCATCTTCATCCTCTTTTTGGCAGTAGCGCCCGCCTTCCGCTCCCTGGAGGCATTCTCCACGGTGCTCTATGCCAGCTCCACGCTTGGCATCGTGGCGTTGGCCGTGGGTTTGCTCATGATCGGCGACGAGTTCGATCTTTCCTCGGGCGTGGCTGTGACCACCGCGGCGCTGGCAGCCACCATGCTCAATTACAACCTCCACCTCAATTCATGGGTGGGTGCTGGCTTAGCGCTGCTGATCTCTCTGAGCATCGGTGCGCTCAACGGATTTCTAGTCACCCGCACCGGCATTCCCAGCTTCCTGATCACCCTGGCGGCATTCCTCATGCTTCAGGGCCTCAATCTTGCCATCACCAAGCTGGTCACCGGCCAAGTAGCAACACCGACCATCGCAGACATGCAAGGTTTCCCCTCTGCGCAAAAAGTCTTTGCGGGCACTGTCCACATTGGCGGGGTCAGCGTGCGCGCCACGGTGTTCTGGTGGATCTTCTTTGTGGCACTTGCGTCATTCCTGCTGTTTAAGACCAAGTTCGGCAACTGGATCTTCGCCGTCGGCGGGGATCAAGATGCTGCTCGCGCGGTGGGCGTTCCGGTAACTCGCGTTAAGATCATCCTGTTTATGTTCGTGGGCTTTGCCGCCTGGTTCGTGGGCATGCACAACCTCTTCGCCTTCGATTCCATCCAAGCAGGCCAGGGTGTGGGCAACGAGTTCCTCTACATCATTGCCGCTGTGATTGGCGGCTGTGCGCTCACCGGTGGCCGCGGCACCGCCATTGGCACCGCGATTGGCGCACTCATCTTCGGCATGACTAACCAGGGCATCGTCTACGCCGGATGGAACCCCGACTGGTTCAAGTTCTTCCTTGGCGCCATGCTGCTCTTTGCCGTGTTCACCAACACCTCCTTTGCCAGCTTCACGAAAGGCCGCCGATGAACCCCATCATTCAACTGGAGCAGGTGACCAAGTCCTATGGCACCTTCGAAGCGCTGCGTGGCGTCAACCTGAAAGTCCACGCGGGCGAGGTCGTTTGCGTGCTCGGCGACAATGGCGCCGGCAAATCCACCCTGATCAAAATCCTCGCAGGCCTGCACAAACCCACCTCAGGCACCCTGCTTGTCGACGCCACCGAGACCCAATTCCAAGGCCCGCGTGACGCCCTAGCGCACGGCATTGCCACCGTG from Corynebacterium gerontici includes these protein-coding regions:
- the gyrA gene encoding DNA gyrase subunit A is translated as MSDDLFTSDEYDRIKPIDLNEEMQTSYIDYAMSVIVGRALPEVRDGLKPVHRRILYAMFNSGYRPDRSYVKSARPVSDTMGQFHPHGDSAIYDTLVRLAQDWNMRYPLVDGQGNFGSRGNDGPAAMRYTECRLTPLAMEMVRDIRENTVDFSPNYDGKTQEPDVLPSRIPNLLMNGSGGIAVGMATNIPPHNLNELADAIYWLLDNPDADESEALEACMEYVKGPDFPTRGLIVGTQGIKDAYTTGRGSIRMRGVTSIEEEGNRQTIVITELPYQVNPDNLISNIADQIRDGKLAGISRIEDESSDRVGMRIVITLKRDAVPRVVLNNLYKHSQLQTNFGANMLSIVDGVPRTLRLDQQLRHYVAHQIDVIVRRTQFRLDEAEKRAHILRGLVKALDMLDEVIALIRASQTVDIARTGLMELLDIDEIQADAILAMQLRRLAALERQKIIDELAEIELEIEDLKDILARPERQREIVRDELREIVEKYGDERRTQIVAASGEVSEEDLIARENVVVTITSTGYAKRTKVDAYKSQRRGGKGVRGAELKQDDVVRHFFVSSTHDWILFFTNFGRVYRLKAYELPEASRTARGQHVANLLEFQPEERIAQVIQLQSYEDAPYLVLATAQGRVKKSRLSDYESNRSGGLIAINLNEGDKLIGAALCSSDDDLLLVSEEGQSLRFRADDEQLRPMGRSTAGVKGMRFRGDDQLLEMTVVRDDAFLLVATSGGYGKRTALEEYPTKGRGGLGMLTFKYTPKRGKLIGALVVDEDDEIFAITSAGGVIRTEVNQIRPSSRATMGVRLVNLPDDVDLLAIDRNVEGEGEEEAEAVAKGEKEGPKDKVADKAQQALDVEGEE
- a CDS encoding DUF3566 domain-containing protein, producing the protein MAIKRSSLVRVSPKSALLSALALSLVGFAAWIICVSLLYFGMDAAGVLDKANSVIGGVGGKQSITFGLVITTAAMLGAVVAVLNTLLAPVAAIIYNASVDVFGGLRVYVREEVD
- a CDS encoding alpha-amylase family glycosyl hydrolase is translated as MAWIDHAIFWHVYPLGFAGVDIRGEQEKGDGLTRLRSSLDYLIALGCNGLLLGPIFASQTHGYDTIDHLRIDPRLGTEEDFDALVADCQEKGIALVLDGVFSHVAEGFVRPELIGEGVFEGHGDLKRLRHEDPACQAYVAEVMRYWLDRGASGWRLDAAYSVSNEFWAKVLPPVREAHPDAWILGEVIHGDYPAIVEESGMDSVTQYELWKACWSALHDANFFELEWSVRRHMEFLEHFIPNTFVGNHDVTRIASKVGQDKAVLAAVLLLTMPGIPSIYYGDELGMEGVKEERMGGDDAVRPSWTEPGESSVLGVWKSLIALRRQHSWLVNATVETLELENERYCYRVQQRGGQDFLEVELSLFDAPTAIIRNAQQEVIWQR
- a CDS encoding sugar ABC transporter substrate-binding protein produces the protein MKIFQKVLAVGVLAAVTLSGCSATGGAPRSNGEGGQAGGVDTPRYVVAMVTHGAPGDTFWDLVRKGAEDAAKKDNIELRYSSDPEAPNQANLVQSAIDAKVDGIAVTMPNAQAIGPAAQKAVDAGIPTVGLNAGMNEYQKYGISSFFGQDEKVAGTLAGERLDKEGAKHVLCVIHEQGNSSQEQRCGGVKDGLKGGQMEILYVNGKDLTSVQSTVQAKLSQDKSIDWVMGLVAPVALTSVDAVKNAGSQAKIATFDTNAQLVQAIKDGAIQFAIDQQPYLQGYLAVDSLWLAKRNGSVIGGNRPVYTGPSFVDASNVDQIAEAATEGLR
- a CDS encoding ABC transporter permease — its product is MSPTETSTDDRLPERTRMAKLIRRPELASLLGAIAIFILFLAVAPAFRSLEAFSTVLYASSTLGIVALAVGLLMIGDEFDLSSGVAVTTAALAATMLNYNLHLNSWVGAGLALLISLSIGALNGFLVTRTGIPSFLITLAAFLMLQGLNLAITKLVTGQVATPTIADMQGFPSAQKVFAGTVHIGGVSVRATVFWWIFFVALASFLLFKTKFGNWIFAVGGDQDAARAVGVPVTRVKIILFMFVGFAAWFVGMHNLFAFDSIQAGQGVGNEFLYIIAAVIGGCALTGGRGTAIGTAIGALIFGMTNQGIVYAGWNPDWFKFFLGAMLLFAVFTNTSFASFTKGRR